The DNA window CAAACTTTGGGCATGAAAATTTTAAACTTTGCTCTCTAAGatgttgttttaaaaattcaaGTCAGAAATTCTTAAACAATACGACACAtacatttattcagtttatcCTCTGGACATAATGAAAGAGTTAACGTTGTCTCAGCCCCCTTTCTGTCAAATAGCCATCAAAAATCTGTTGTAGTCGCTCCAGAGTGGATGGGCTTAATGTTTCCATTGTGGTGTAGGGTCCACCTGACTCATGCACTGAAACAAGGATGACAAAGATTTTGTGTAGCTTCTGTTTTTCAGTTGCTGATCATTCAGTTTATTACCCAGCATCAGGCTCCACCCAGCAGTTTTTCAGGGTGGATCATAAGTAGCACTCCTAAAAAAAAGATCCTACACACAGAAAGATACAGACTGCcctaaaacaaagacaaacaggctGCTGTTCCCCTTTAGCTACATAAGtccccaccccctccccctcccttcctccctctggtaataaatgttaaagacattaatttaatttctattttaatatactttattttattttaagaagtGGTGCCATTACAATCTGAGAGACTTCGTGGCACCAGCGCCACCCTTGTGAAAAATTAGTCTGGAGCTCTGAAAATGGGTGCATATGGAGTTGGGAGGACCTCCGTGCATCTTGGTGTTCTTTGCCCCTTAATGGCTGTTAGTGGCTATGGGCAAATATGTATCCAGTACTACAAAATTCAAAGTGTGGGTTACATGGATTCCTGTTGGTAAAAACGAAACATCACCAAGTACACGTTTTGTATGCTGTCTGCGCTCATGGCTGGTCTAAACCTTTGTCCCCTCAGCCCCTGTAAGAAGCCTTTGTCACCATCGTGTACAGTGCAGATGTCAGACACAAAGGTGTCCCCAATGCCGATCCCACTGCTTGCAGCTGCGCTTGGTGCAGATACTCGAACTGTGATGCTGGCGTATGGCAACCACCTACAGCCAGTAATGGAGAAAGTGGTGAGTACCCCGAAGGACACTGAAATACACAGTGTTATATAATAAGTAGCCTGGACAGCAGTGTGTTTTATATCGCTGATAAGacgatgttttttttccctcatataCATAAAAAAGTTTCTCAATTAAGATCTTTACTTAATGTGTGAAATTTACATCAAGTAAGCTGATGTGCTGGTATACCTCGTACTGTATAATTAATAAAAGCTCATTTTAGCTGCGGTCTTATTCACAAGATGTCAGGtagctctgcatatttgatttggcagattttcttTTACACCGAGTGCCTTTCCTGACACAGCCCTCACAggatcccccccaccccccaggaTCAAATTGGGGCTCTTTCGCTTGTTAGGCACATGTGTAAATCACTACGCTAAAATTGTCCCAACACAACAAATTCATGCTCACATTAACACCCCCTTTCAGCTTCATGTCTGAAGCTGATGTTAGGTTATTGAACACAAGAGTCATGTCGGCAGTCTTAACGGGTCCcgttaaattatattttcacaCAGCTTTAAAAATGGCATCAGACTACATGCAGAAGAATTACTGGATATGCACATGTCAAGGACTGCTCATGTCCGTCTGAGTTGCttcaacattaaaaacagtgcttatggggcgcccgggtggctcagtggtggagcaggtgaccacatgcGTATGCCGTGGCGCAGGTTTGCGTCCTGGCCTGTTGCCGATTTGCCTGCTTGTCTTCCCCCACATCTTTCCCCCTATTTCCTACACCCCtataccctgtacaggtcgccagcctgtcgcaggtcTACATAAAATCGTTAaactatatttccaaaagtattcgctcatcttGTCTTCACATggatatgaacttgagtgacgcTGGACTtccctgagctcctgagagtgactcattctttcacaaatgtttgtagaaccactctgcatgtttgcatgcatgggttcttcattttatacacctgtggaagtgatgggtgagtgaatactttttggCAGTATAGTCCCATCTTGCCAGGTCTGATTTCATCAATCCCAATTTGGTCTCTCACTTTTGGAAAGGGTGTGTGAGGGACGTGGGCAGATGAAACTTGGAGAAAAATGGAGTCTGTGCTCACTTGAGTTGTAGTCTCAAGGTTGGCTAAATTCTCATTGGTCAGAAGATCACCAGGATTACTTTTAGAAGGAGCAAAGCACTGCATAATTAGCCTTCTGGGATTGGTTAATAAGTTTTTGccagcacaggaaataaacaccTGTGGAAACAGCCCAATTTCCAGGAGACTGTTGGGTCTAATTGAgttaatttttacttttactaaaCAGTATTGACATGATCTCAAAGAAGACATCTGTGTGgctgcattttattaaaaaggctGGCCAAACAGTTTAGTAGGAAACTTTGCAAACAGCAGCTTAATAGCCAGCATGGCACAGAGCACATTTTATCTACCTTTGGATATTCCAACAACTTTCATGCTTAACGGCCGAGGTTTTATTGTTAACTTAATTAGatttggcatatttaaatatttaatagtttcttcttgtttaaaaataaataaatgtaatgatgGGAAttgtttagttttgctctgtTCCTTAGTGGTTCATGTGTTACCCTCACCTGTTGATGTAGTTGTGGGCAGGTGCGCACTTGGCAGCTACATGTCTGTGGTTATCATTTCATTATAAAATGTggctttaaaatgatttaatagAATCCAGTTAATtgctttttatgtttgtttataaGTTCTTTGGGCTGATAAGGCTGCTGGTAGCATGTACTTCACACACTGGCACGTTTTGTTAATTAAGAGATAACGTGAAATTGACAGACCACTGTAGCTTTAACAGATTGTTGTATATCCCATgtctgggaagaaaaaaaagggggggggctCAGTGGTGATGAGCGCCTGGCAATATACAGCTGATAAATGTGTTGACAGCTTTCTCTTTGTTAGTAATATTCAACAGGATTGGTCAAACTCACCTGTCactcttctttctctgtcatCTGTGCAGGAGATCAATACAGCAGAAAGACATGTGTGTTTGACCCGGGATGTTCAGACCACTTTGTCCCTTTCCATGGAAACCACTGTCTCCAAGGTAACAATCAAGTCTTCATTTTCTTCACTTTATGTCAAGAAGACTGGTCCGGGCAGCTTATTTGCCAGTCCATGTGCACTCTAGATAAACTCCAGCAGTTTGAGTGACAGAAGTGTCacccaaatatatatatatatatatatatatatatatatatatatatatatatatatatatatatatatatatatataatatgagataaataaatatatgaaatggCGTCTTGCAGGTGAAAACTCCAATTGTGAATGCCAAGAGCAAAGTGCTGGTCCCTGGGCTTCCTGGTCACCAAGCTCCACTTAAAGGAACCTCACAGGGatcagagaagaggaaaaaagacacagacaccAAAGAGGTAGGCCCAGACTCTGCATGAGtgcatctgtctgtctctctgattGGGTCAGCTTTTTGGCTTTGGCCCCAAAATAATGAAATGAGCATACATGTTTTCACCACATTGTTGGTGCAGTGATTAGTCACACACTAATCAGTCAGGAGAGGCTCTTAACAGGTGATCTATTATGAGTAGGACACGGTTAAGCTGAAAGCGCATACATCCTCATCTAACCCACTCAAAGGTGGATAAAAACCTGCTTAATGATAATGCGTCTGATCATTTGTCATTCTGCAGTTGCTGTTTTTTCAAACTACTGCTTTATCTCATTAACTGGATACATGTACAAGCTGCTTGTGCTCAATGctaacagtgtttttattttgttgattATTCTAAAGGtgcagaaacagagaaactCTCTGAAAGGTTTCACATTTAATtaagtgtgtgcatatgtggtATTTTAACTGATGTTTTTGGTACTAAACTACTTTAGTTTGTAAACTTCTTGTCTGAGATAACTCTGCTCCTCTACAGATGTCAATAGCAGAGCGACTTGGTGAAATTGATCTGTCTACAGTCTCTGAGAAAGGAGCTTCCAAAGGGACGGCCTCGTTACAGACGGACAATTTTGCCGTACTGCTGGTGCAGGGCCTGGAGAGCAATGACGCCAACATCCTGAATGTAAGTTCTCCTTCCAGAGTGTGAGCGCAGACACAAAACTTTGAGGTTTCATCCAAAGTCAAATATCAATCTCCAAAACGTCTTTCAAAAATCTTTGAAACCAAGTCTGAAAGTGGTGACTTTGATCAAGTTTCTACAGTAATGTGAGCTGAATATAAACAGAGCCGTGTCTTCTGGCATGTCTTGGGTTTAACATTAACTTGTTctgtacaaacatttttttccccttccctcCTAAAGAAAGTTTTCCAGACTCGCAAAGAGATGGTAATAAAGAAGACAGTGGCTCGGTTACCCCTCCCTGCAGTTCTGCCGTTAGTGGAAGAAGTAAGTGTCGCCTTCCTTTATGTGAAAAAAACTGACTTCAGTCAAAGTTTGGTTTGTCTCATTTGTTCCTGTGATGCGATGGTCATGATTTTTCAGCAGTAATCAAATTTTGAATGCATtctaaatatattcatttttatgtatatattcaGAACTGCCTATCGCTACTGTGAAGCTGCACTAACCTGCACATGCGTTTTGCCCTGTTGTCAGgatgaagtgaagtgaagttgtgttaactgcagtttttaatgaACCCTGTTTCTCCTCTGCAGCTCACAAAGAGGCTCCAAGGGCACCCGTTCATGTAAGTGTAAGCTTGACGGATCAAGTCGGCATTTAATTAGCTTGAGTTCAGTGTTTGTCCACATCAGACATTAGTGCCTGGTGCAATTATTCGTACTACTGCTTTTTTAGTTTTGGTCCCTCTATATGGTATCTTTGAGAGTGCTGCGAGAACGAGGCCAAAACCAAGAAATGTGCCATCATTTTGGAACTGTGTTGATGTCATTGTGTTTGGTTAGATGTCCAGAAGCTGAAGACGGTTTCACTTTTTGTACACGAGTAAATTTTCCACACATGAATTTTGAAGCTATGGCATGCTGCATTAAAGGTGTTTTCTATCAAGCAGCTAAATGAAAGTATGGAAAGGTGCAGGGTTCtggccaggaaaaaaaaaattcagcccagcgtgtgtgtgtgtgtgtgtgtgtgtgtgtgtgtgtgtgtgtgtgtgtgtgtgtgtgtgtgtgtgtgtgtgtgtgtgtgtgtgtgtgttggggggtgggggataATTAGCATTAACTTCCTAGTTATCCTActataataaactttatttcctGTAGAGCTTATGGAAGACATTCTAACTAACTGAACTCTGTGGATGTGAATCAGCTCTGGTCCCTTTTCTTAACAGCGTATGCATTTGTTCGTTCTTACAGGGCAGTCTTAATGGTACGGTGGCTCAAGGCTGTACTTATGCACCACACATCATACCTAGCATCGGTGAGTCCACACTGTCTGCACTCACTTTATTATCTGTACTGTCATTTGTGTAGTGACCAACAGTGCACATTGATGTATAAGCCCAGAAACCAGGTATTCATATTTAATGAATGGCTATTTAGAGGTAGGTCTTTGCACCACATCAGATCGTCTCTGGCCATTAGTGTGACTGATTAAAATACCCCCACAAGCAGGAGCTAATCTGATTGACATGCAACTTTCTAACCTGCTGTTCATATCACTCTGAACAAAAGAGACCCAAACTCATTGTTGACCCCTTTGCTTCCACAAAACAGTTGGAATTACCACATTATACTTTTAAATGCGAACTGAAGCCGAGCTTGCTTTATGTAAATGTCACCTGAAAGAAATGGTTAGCAGAGGCGCCAAATCTCTGGCAGAGGTCTGTGAGTGCTTTCTTGTTGTctgctgaaatgtttttaccttcagctgatccatctgtgTATCCAACAGCTGCCAGACCTTGTTACCCAGCTGGGAGTCCTTTATCACATGATTGAGAGCAGAGTGAAGATGTTCCACAAGCTAACAAAGCTGCATGGGAAGCTCTATCTCCTGATGACACAGGTATGTGCCAGCATATACAGTGATGTGCACTGTATCAGTAGCTCTAAGTGTTTTCAAATGACTGGGTTTTGAGTGTTTGTGAGGTGAATTGGGGGTCAGGCAATGCTTAGATGGCCTCCGTCATGTTGATGTTGTGTCTAGCAGCACCCTTAAAATGCATAATGTCCTCCAAAACCTCCACTGTGAGCTGAGGGGTTTGGGTtgaaaatattgaaatgtgtcAACAATCAAAGCCTCATGCTTTTGTTTATATTAGAGTATAAAGttggaacagtttttttttttttggttttttttcctgcagttttagtactatAGGCAGTGTCAGTTTTACACTACTGAAAAGATAATGTGCACATAATAATCAATTTTACTACTGAATATTATAATTTACTCCTTGAGGGAAAGATTTCTCTAAATAGGCCatgtaaaaataacaaatgtgCCAGTTTATACAGAAAGAATGAGAACTTTCAACTGATTGTGTAGCcgcacaagattttttttttatttttttaaaattcacacTCAAAAGTCTTGTGCTTCATAATAATCccatataataaaaataaacaggactGTGATGCGTCATTCAGATCTGTGTCTGAGGGCTCTCAGGCTACAGTCTGATTGCACAGATCCTTGTTTGCGTTTTCTTTTCCCCACTTCTGCTCGTTCATACCTGTGAGGCTGTGAAGATGCAGGCAGATAAGCTTGCATCTTGCTTCTAAACACTGTATTGTGCAATATTCAGTGACTGCTTTGAGAGCTCCAGGTGATCGGGTTTTGTAAAACCAAACTTTTCTATGTATTGTTCCACTTTTTGATCCGGAGAGATCCTTTATTTATCCCCCAGGGGAAATTCACAGCAAATAAACTCCCCAAACAAGATAAGTAACAGACACATTAGATAGTGGTGTTAGACAGTGCTGTAACTACACTGTAACAAACAGATGTCACACTGTGtatgttgctcttttttttaagtacattttATGCAGATGTATATAAAAATCTCATCCTTTTTATAAGAGTATATATCACTGTGTAGTAGATAATGGACCATCTGTATGGGAGTGTAAGCACTGGTTATATATAGTTACGATGAATAGATGCCTAgaaatgtgacattttctcACAGTCACAGCCAATCCAGCTGTCTTGTCTTGAGTACACCTCTAGAACAGTTTGTGCTGTCTGTATCCATAATAGCTTCTGAACGTATGTAATGAGCACTCTCTGCCAGCGTACACTTTTAATAATGGTGATAACATGACTTGGGCTTGTCGATGCAGCTTCTTTAGAAACTGAAATGAGGAGAGGAAAAGTGCAACTTGGTGAAAGTGTGATTCTTAGAGGAAACTGCAAATCCCAGTGTAACAAAAACATATGTACATATattgatttttagtttttaagttTCAGCTGGGTTGTTTGGTTTGTGTAAAAGATGTTTTATTGTTCTGAgtaaaaaaacagtgaaatcaaTACTTAAGTTGGAATTACAAACTGAACAAATGCAGTAATGGTTGGTATTGAAAACCATTTTTAAGTGAAGTTATTTCACTTACAGGTAgaacaatatattttaattctacagcataaagaaacaaaaccttTTGAAACTATGTATTTTAGTTGGGTTTTTAatgatgagtttaaaaaaaaaaaaatccaaatcctGCTTTTGGGTCTAAAACTATCTTCCATTTTACCACTAGATGGCGACAACTGACAGCAGCAACATGGTATCAGACGTCGACCACACAGCTAAGCTGGTGTATGAAGATGGTGAGTGTTTGTTCTTCTGTTTAGTctcaccaaccttctgattttCAGCTCTCTTCTTTCAAATCTTCGTCTCAGTTTCTTCATCAGTTTTTCATGCATGTCATTATCGCCTTAACCAATGATGCACTCCACCGAGCGGAGGGTGTGGCAActgacttcatttaaaaaaaaataataataaaaatcagcttttttttcacCCTGTACATCATCTCTTGTCCATTTTTGATGGTTTGTTGACTGGATTGGCTTCTTGAAGTTGCTGCAGCGCAACAGGTCACATGGATGCTCTGCTGAGGTCTCTGCGCCACCGCACTGTTGTCTTCTCATTATTTTGTCTGGCCTTCATTATCTTGTCATTTCACCTCAACTCATCTGGGACTCTGACGACTGCCCAAAATTGGTTGAGATTTATGAAAACGGCGTCGGCCATCGTGCAGCAGCCACTCTTGGCGATGCACTGCACGGAAACATGACTCCTGTTGCCTGGCAACCTGACCGGCAGCGTTCAGATCCTCCCCTTTGAGCGAACAACAAGGCCCCACTCTGTTCACTCTCATTTCTCATTACCGTACTGTATAAAACGCTTTATTGAACCACATAGAAAATTGGCTTTCATGAAATAATTAACCTGCGCGTTGAGTTCCAATATCCTTGTCAGTGGTCCAGGATGTGAAGGTTCattgaacaaataaaaaaaaaagttcataaaaGAAGCTGATGAGCAGGAAGCAGAACTTTGTTCTGAGTGTCAGGATGATGCTGTGCTCTGAGCTTTTTATAGGTCCAACTTGGGAATTTGACAGGAAGCTTTAAACTGCTAAACTAGTCAGTGAATCATAGTTTATACAGTAGGACCAGAAATGATTAAGCCATCTCTCTGCTTCCCAGTTGTGCTAATTGTTGTTTGTATGAGTAACATTAATTATACATTGATTAGTCCCAGGCGTGATGCAGATAATAAGGCTGCCAGTTAGAAAATTTGTACTTGTCATTTTGTTACATAAATGCTGCCATTTCACAACCAGCGGCGGGGGTGTCtgtagactgtacataaaagatggacacagttTCTGGGAAGGAAATATGAAGCAGTACTGAACTACCTTAAACCTATGTtctggccagcagggggcactgTGTTGCGAATCAGTGatctttcctgatgagtttcaTGGTCTCAGCTGCTCATTTCAAGTCATATGAAGCCCAGCGTGTTTATTTTATAAACCaacaccctcttaaaataaaaagtcattttttcaggtttttcagaaaacacaaaaaatggaaccaaatattgaaaatatgatattaggcaaaaaaaataaaataaatgtcaaataATTACTTGGGGCATTATTTTAGGAAGGTGACAAAATGATGGTCATTGAGGCAAATGGGACGATAAAGTTAGAGATTAACGAGTTGCTGTCATTTGAAAGTTCAGCAACTCTCAGTTTCTTAAAATTCTTCGTTTCTGCTGACCAAAGCTCCAAAATCAGGTTCCctgctcatttgttttattgcagcagagaaaagcatcaaataCTGTGAAAGAGATTCTAGTACTGTTGAATACTTGTATACTCTGCAAGTAGTTACGGTTTGCTTATAAAAGCCTGAATCATATAATCATGCTGAGATTGTGCTGTTTTATTCACTGAGGCCTTTAAAAgcattgatttttgttttcttttaaatgaggCGGGAACCTCTTTATTTCATCCTTACAGTCTCCATATCATCATGGTGATTACTTCTCCCTGGTTTTACTGTTGGACAGCATGTAGGCATATTTATAGTTATGACATATAGCTGCTGAGTATTTAGCAATATCTATAACCATGTCTGGCTGGTCAGTGTGCAGGCAGCAGACAGTGACTGGCTGATCTAATGGGACAGAGACTCATCAAATCATGATGACGTCCAGCACCATAAAGTTCATATTATTGTCACAACTGAACGTCTCTGCTGTAGTAACATGTAAAGACCTGAATGTCGCgtcttcctttctttgttttttaacctctgTAGAAGGTTTGCACTTGCATGGACTGAAAGCCATTTGGTTTCATCAGCcgattgatttttgttttcctttgcccGCCCTTTCCAGAATCATCTGATGAAGATGAGGCATCCGGTGATGAAGGTCTCCCTGATGAAGACTCTGATGTAAGTTAAACAGATTTCAAGTCTTTTAGCTGCTCTTCCTCACACTATTTTTGAGCATTAAGTCAGTGGAGATTTgatgagacacagcaaacaaatACGAGCCGCTGCCATCTATGACTTTGTAGAAGCTTTTGCAGATATTGGGCAACGCTGGCGCTGGGAAGAAAAACAAGTAGATTAGTAGCACTCATGCTGTCAGGCTGTCCGTTTCTGAGTTAAGCTGAGGTCTTATATTCGCGTGTCCTTCTCAGCACTGGGAGGAGGACGAGGCGATGGAGGACGACGACCAGGAGGAGCAAGAAGACGAGGATCCCGacaacagaacagaatccaaaGCAAACGGCGAGGAGGACATGGAGCATGAGAACGAGAGCGAAGAAGAATGAGAACACAAAAATACCAATCGAACAGAAAACGGACCTGAAAGAGTTATATAtatactttcattttattttcatgcatttgattttattatCAGAGTAAAATGCAATTTTAGGGACACCTTGAAATGAGGCCAGGTGGGCCCCTCTGTCTCACTGCAGCTCTGTTCAGCCACGGGGTCGGCGACGGTGAGCCCGTCGTTTCcgctcaaaaagaaaaaaatgaaactgaaggtTCCTCGACCGATTTGTGCGTCTGCATCCCAGCTCTACAGCCTGATGCGTTTGCACTGACTACCAGACTAACTTAGTTGTTGGGTTTGCCTACTTTCTTGAGTCTGCATTCCAAATTTTATGTCATAATGTTTAAAATAGTATATTGTGTGTTCAGCTTTTCATTGCAGCGCTGTGGGATTGGTTTATTTACACTCTGTAGGCCGTTTGAAACACTGGCACAAGTGCAAACGCGGAGCAGGAGTGGAGTTTGGATGCAGCTTCCCCACCCCGGGGTGTTTGTTGTACAGAATACCAGAGGTGGGATTTCCAGGCAAGACCATACATCATGTCCCACACAATGTAAATCTGTATGTACAGTGAAGTGTTTGTATGAGCTCTTCCCTCTACAGCCTCCCCCAGAAAAGCTTGGGATTAAATGAAATCCTGTAAAGTCTCctaaatgctgtttgtttttttctttttttttttaaattgccttcAGATTTGTTGCagccttctctttttttttttttttttttttttttttttttttttttaaatgtgttctttgtgtgtttaataTCTGGACATGCCCTGATGTCCACAGTCTATAACCCACAGTCACAGGGGCAATGGAGGACAAGAAATTGTGAACTTTGCTCTAGTAGGTGAATAAATGGGTTTTTCAAAGTGGCTTGTGGTGTCCGGGGGTCATGGACATATTTGAGAGTCAGTTTCATAGTTAAGATGGTGTGTCTTTTATAGGCACTGATAAAGAGAAGATTGATGTAGCCTCCATTTCTGTAAAATGAAGCACATACGGAAGTGCCTTAAGcctgcatttgttttatttctaatgGCCGGCCTAGAAAATTGTGATTCTCTAAAAGTCAAAGAGAAAACAGTCCAACTGCTCACTTGATTTATGATCTGAGTAAAAACCTTCTGATGGGTTTATGGTCTCAGctgctagtttcaagtcttattgaATACAGCATAATTTATTTTGGCCTTTTAAGGCATTTGTTTGACATTTATTTGAAAGTGGGGAGAAAGTGAGGGAATGACGAGCTCTAAATGGCCCGGGGCGTGCAAACCGAGGCAGCTGCAGGAAGGACGTCAGCCATTAGTACGCTTGCTCTACCAGGTGAATTAAAGGGTGTCCCAGTTTGTATATTATGCTCCTGTTTAAAGTAAAATTGATAAAGTAGGCTATGTGTTACATCAcggttgaagttttttttttttttggaatcagtgaatagaaaaaaaaaaacattactgttGGTAGCCAAACAGATTGTTTCAAAATAAGCCTGAATCTTGGTTCCAAAAACAAGAACTTATTAGAAAATCTTTGACTTTTCTATGTAAATCTAGGGTGCAGCTGAATTTGAATATAGACCTGTTTATAGATTAAAATCTGCATCAATTATTGAAGGAGATATTCATAAGTAGAAATTATGAACTCATACAGTTTCATGAATAGGACTGAAACCAGCCAACCACTAGCCAGATAGCAACCCCCCTTCTCTGTTTCCCTACTGTTATGCTGATTAGGTCACTGCTGTAACAATCCCCAGAGATTCTTAATCCTCAGCACAACAGATTCCAGCTACACTGCTGGCCTGCAGCTGGTGACAgtagttttgttctgttctgaaGATCTACTGTAAGCTGGAGGGTGACTCCAGCCAGAACCTGCAGCTGGCTGAGAACTAGTTCATGTATAGCTCAGAGGCTGCAGAACAAGGAGTAGCACTGCAAACTGCAGATAGATCTACAGTTAATAAACAAATTGAGAATAGAAATGGCACAGGCACAGTGCAAAACTATACATATACAacagtgataaaaacaaaaaaatataaaaatgtaggtaAAGAAGAGTAAAAGAGTGGCACTGCAATAGAGTAGTGCaaattgcattaataaataTGTACACAGAGGCAAGAagataaaatacagaaatacgTGTAAGGAATCTTAAGTCCCaacaggtgtgttcacctgtcacagaacGAAGAGTTATACAGTTTTATAGAAAAcggtaggaatgatttcctgttCTTTATTACAGTGAGGTTGAATCAGTCTGAGGGAGAAGGTGCTCTTCTGCCTCAGCAGTGTGGAGCAGGTGCGATGGGTTATTCATGATCCATGATGGAGAGCAGTGTGTTCAGTGGCCTCCTGTCCCTCACCTACTCAAATGCTTCCAACTTCTGACCAATGATGGTTCCAGCCTTGTGAATCaacccctcccacacacacacacacacacaaaaaccaacaacagcagAGTAGATGGCACTCACTACCACAGATTGATAGATCTCCAACATCTTGATGCACACACATTAAAGGATTTGAGCTTCCTTAGTAGAGTGCTCATCCCCTTCCTATACACGGCATCTCTGTTGGTCATTCAGGTGAACGCCCAGGTACCTGTAGTCATCCACTGTTTCCACCTCCTCACCCATGATGTTGATGGGCTTAGTCGCAGGTTTTTTCCTCCAGAAGTCCACCTCCATCTCTTTTGTCTTACCAACATTCAGAAGGAGGTGATTTCTGCTGGACCACTCCACAAAGCTCCTCACCAGCCATACAAACTGAGTCCTCTCTGCCAGATATACCAATCCAGGCAACATTAGAAGTGGTGGCACCCATCCTGAGCAGCAGAAGGGGTTGGATGGTATTAAA is part of the Archocentrus centrarchus isolate MPI-CPG fArcCen1 chromosome 22, fArcCen1, whole genome shotgun sequence genome and encodes:
- the wdr43 gene encoding WD repeat-containing protein 43 isoform X1, coding for MAADGGSSSLQLPCVFSPKSRQFLALCAQDGRLRIWNTDSKTLHQEYVPSAHLSATCTCIAWGPCRTVKEGPQRKKRKSEAVQVEEKADLLAMGTAAGTVLIYSTAKGALHCTLDGGHSGGVNCVEWHSEESLLYSGSDDTNIVEWDLQTGKTRSKWKADRAAVTSLCVSPDGKLLLSAGHVIKMWDLDTKEVYRKFTGHSTAVTTLRFATTRPPDSNGLYFLSGAAHDRLLSVWQVRGDGKDKNSVVSFTLTDEPRHIDLVTSNSKEEAVRLAVVCKDGQLHLFEHFLNGPCKKPLSPSCTVQMSDTKVSPMPIPLLAAALGADTRTVMLAYGNHLQPVMEKVEINTAERHVCLTRDVQTTLSLSMETTVSKVKTPIVNAKSKVLVPGLPGHQAPLKGTSQGSEKRKKDTDTKEMSIAERLGEIDLSTVSEKGASKGTASLQTDNFAVLLVQGLESNDANILNKVFQTRKEMVIKKTVARLPLPAVLPLVEELTKRLQGHPFMAVLMVRWLKAVLMHHTSYLASLPDLVTQLGVLYHMIESRVKMFHKLTKLHGKLYLLMTQMATTDSSNMVSDVDHTAKLVYEDESSDEDEASGDEGLPDEDSDHWEEDEAMEDDDQEEQEDEDPDNRTESKANGEEDMEHENESEEE